GTCTACGCCAATAACGCTAGCGGTGGCGTCCGGATCAACCTCAAAGGGCGTGAGGCGAAAGGTCGTGTGGAACCAGCCGACTACCCGGCGCTCACCGAGCGGCTGCAGCGACAGCTTCGCGCACTGATCAACGTGGATTCCGGCGAGCCGCTGGTCGACGATGTCATCGTGACGCGTGACCACTACGACGGCGAGTATCTCGAAGCGTTGCCGGATCTACTGGTGGTCTGGAACCGCAATCAGCCGATTCGTGCCGTGCATTCTGAGGCCACCGGCACCATCGTGCAGGAGACGGTCGATGGCCGCACGGGAGATCACACGCCCAAAGGAATTTACCTACTCAGCGGTCCGGCGGTCTCGGGCCACGGTCAGGGCGATGTGATCAGGGCGCAGGATTTCGCACCGACGCTGGCAGCGTTCTTCGGTTGTCAGTTGTCCGCGACAGACGGTGCTGCCCAACCCCTGCTGAGGCGTGTCGGTCCATCGTGAGCGGGTCCAAGACATATCCGGCGGTGCCGACGGTGTCGGTCATCATGGCAGCGCGCAACGCCGATCAAACGGTCGCTGAAGCACTGGAGTCGGTGCGCAGCCAGACGCTCGCCGATTGGGAGCTGATTGTCGTCGATGACCATTCAACGGATGGAACGGCGAGGGTAGTCCGACACGCTGCCGAGTCCGATCCGAGGATCCAGTTGCTCAACATGGCCGTGCAAAGCGGGCCGGGGGCGGCGCGCAATGTGGCTCTGGCGGCGGCACAAGGGCGCTGGGTGGCCGTGCTCGATGCGGATGATCGCTATCACCCCGAGCGACTCGAACGCATGGTCAGTGCCGCCGAAGCGCTGGATGCGGACGCCTATGCAGACAATCTGTATCTCGATGGCGGCCCCCACCAGGAGATGGCGGGCCCGTTGGCATTCGACGCGGACATGCTTGAACGGCTCGGCAAGCTGGATCTCGACCGGTTTCTTGAAAGTGATCGCCCCCGCAATGGGGTGTCCAGTTTTGGGTATATCAAACCGATCATGCGTCGCGAATTCCTTCATCGACACGGCTTTCGCTACAACCAATCATTGCTGGTCTGTGAGGATTCCAATCTGTATGCCCGTATCCTGATGTCTGGAACGCCGATTCACTGCGGTGGATGGGCGGGGTATTACTACCGCCGCTCCGAGGGGTCGATTACGCGTGACGCGGACAACCACTTACGCAACGCAGCTTTCGCGTCTGCGAGCAACTACGATCTGCTCCGTCGCGCCCTGCAGACAGGGCAGCAGGATCTTGCGGCCCGGCTGCGACGCCATGGCCGCGAGATCGATGCGGTATACCAGATCGATCTGCTAAAGCGCGCCTTGAGGCGAAACAGCGCACTTGAGGTGTTTCGCTGGATGCCGGACGGGCTGCGTCATGCACCGTGGATCACGAAGTTCGTGATCGCCCGACTGACCGCAGGACGGCCGGACAATCCGGTCGGTCTTCCGAGCATGCATCGCAAAGGGCCAACGCTGCAGCAGAATCGGCGAGCGTCTGATCGGGACTGAACGCGTGGGCGGCAGCGTGCTTGCTGGAACGTGATATATTCATTCAACTTCATCGAAGTGCAGTTTCAGAAGCAATCTTCTATATTTAAAATAGATCAAACAATCTGCACAGGTAGTGTGCGGGAGTGAGGATAATTTGTTTAAGCCGGCTGCGCTATGACCGATCTTAGTCTGCCTAATTTCCTGGTCATCGGTGCGCAGAAAGCCGGTACCACATGGCTGTCAGCCATGTTGACCCAGCACCCGGACATCGGCGTCGCGCTGAACAAAGAAGTTCATTTCTTTGATCATCCTGAGAACTTCCGCCGTGGAATCGAGTGGTATTCCAAACAATTTCCCAGAGTTGAAAACCGCCTCGTCGGCGAGTTCACGCCGAACTATCTTTGGACTTTTGGATGCAGTCGGGAAGTTGGGCATGGTGGGCTGCCTATTCCGCATAATATTGTGGAGCATTTGGGTGCCCAGAACCTGAAGCTTATTTGTCTATTGCGTAATCCGGTTGATCGTGCGGTGTCGGCGTACTACCACCATATTCGCCAAGGTCGAGTGTCGGTAGGGACCTCGATTCTGGATGTCGCGGATCGGTGGGGCATCGAGTCGATGGGCCGCTACGACCAACATCTGGAGGCCTGGCTCAGTCAGGTCCATCGCGATCAGATTCTGGTCCTGATCTACGAAGATTCACTTCGCGATGACCGAAAACGGCAAACACTTGATCAGGTGTGTGACCACCTGGGCGTACGCCGCTATGAAGACTGGAAAGGGCTGTACGCGCGACAGAATGCAGCGGGCAGCCACTTTCGCCTTCATTTTTCCAAGGGGCCGTTCAAGTTTTTGGGGAAAGAGCGCATTGCGCGGCGCCTGCCGCGCTTGATAACCGAGCATCCGCATTGGCGGGTACAGGTTCCGGATGCCTCGCGCTATGAGTTGTCCAGGCGCTTCCAGCCCCATGTCGAGCGTCTGGAAACCATGCTCGGCATGGACTTGTCCGTCTGGAAAAATCACGACGGTCGCTTGTCGATCACGACGCCCGTCCCGAGACCCAGCGTCGAAGAACCTATCTAACGAATCAACCAGCGCTTTCCTACATGCTGGCCTGAGCCGACCCGGTTGTCACCGTGCTGAGTGACTGGGCCGGTGTGAACCTGCTCATGAAGGGCGCAAGCACATGCCGGGCCGCCGGTGGCGTGAGATGCCCATAATCTGAGGCGGTCAATTCAACCGTACCCTCGAACGGTAATGCGATCAGACAGTTATCGTCTTTGCAGAGGCGTTGGAGCGGATTGATCAGCCGGATGCCATGCGCGTCGGCCAGTGCCCCCAGGGCGCGATTGATCTCGGACATCTGCTCCACCGTGGGGTTATGCAGTCTATCCCCCGGCTGCAAAGACTGATGCAGGTCGGCGCGTATCAATCGCACCGGGAGTTCTCCGGGCCACTGGGGGCTGGCACCGACGAGTGCGATCTGCTCCGGTGGAATGCGCGCCGTGAGTCTCTCCAGCGTCTGGTCCAGCGCCTGATGCTCGAAAGAGCCCGCCCGCTTCACTGTGGCCGGCCACTGTGCGCTGATAATCACCACATCATCGCTTCGCAAGGCGGCGAAACGCTCGGGATTCAGCTGACGGCAGCGCTGGGGGGATACCCGAGGCAGTTCCAGCAGGGGCAGGCAGCCGGAGATGTTGAACTGCGCGACCGTGCCACCGGGCTTGACCAGTGCTTGAAGTCCCGCCAAGTAGTGTGCCGAGAAAGAGTCACCGAGCAACACGAAACGACGCAGGTTCGGCGTGCCGTAGCACTGGGGCTCGAAGCGCAGTGTCGTCAGACCTTCGTGATCTTCACCGAAAAAGCACTGGCCGAAGCGACCATTCGCAATGTCCTGGTAATTGTCATAGCGGTCGATGAAGACGCGCGCCTCGGTTGGTAGCCGGTTCGGTAATCCCTCTAACTGGCTGAAGCCCGCCCCCACGAGGCCCAGAACAGACAGCGTGATGGCGGCGGGTATCAGCGGTGCACGGGTCAGCGGCGAGTTTCGACGTCTGAACGGAGCTTCCACAAATCGCCACGACA
The window above is part of the Abyssibacter profundi genome. Proteins encoded here:
- a CDS encoding glycosyltransferase family 2 protein gives rise to the protein MSGSKTYPAVPTVSVIMAARNADQTVAEALESVRSQTLADWELIVVDDHSTDGTARVVRHAAESDPRIQLLNMAVQSGPGAARNVALAAAQGRWVAVLDADDRYHPERLERMVSAAEALDADAYADNLYLDGGPHQEMAGPLAFDADMLERLGKLDLDRFLESDRPRNGVSSFGYIKPIMRREFLHRHGFRYNQSLLVCEDSNLYARILMSGTPIHCGGWAGYYYRRSEGSITRDADNHLRNAAFASASNYDLLRRALQTGQQDLAARLRRHGREIDAVYQIDLLKRALRRNSALEVFRWMPDGLRHAPWITKFVIARLTAGRPDNPVGLPSMHRKGPTLQQNRRASDRD
- a CDS encoding sulfotransferase domain-containing protein — encoded protein: MTDLSLPNFLVIGAQKAGTTWLSAMLTQHPDIGVALNKEVHFFDHPENFRRGIEWYSKQFPRVENRLVGEFTPNYLWTFGCSREVGHGGLPIPHNIVEHLGAQNLKLICLLRNPVDRAVSAYYHHIRQGRVSVGTSILDVADRWGIESMGRYDQHLEAWLSQVHRDQILVLIYEDSLRDDRKRQTLDQVCDHLGVRRYEDWKGLYARQNAAGSHFRLHFSKGPFKFLGKERIARRLPRLITEHPHWRVQVPDASRYELSRRFQPHVERLETMLGMDLSVWKNHDGRLSITTPVPRPSVEEPI